In a genomic window of Amycolatopsis japonica:
- a CDS encoding response regulator: MLVADDNPVIGDALRALLDSEPDIEVVAVALDAGEAVALAELLSPEVAVLDVRIPGGGGAWMAREIRRRVPHTRLMAFSAHSDTRSIAQMASAGVTEYLVKGSPNTEIVAAIRRVCANSANGTE, translated from the coding sequence GTGCTCGTCGCGGACGACAACCCGGTCATCGGCGACGCCCTGCGCGCCCTCCTGGACTCCGAGCCGGACATCGAGGTGGTCGCCGTCGCGCTGGACGCCGGCGAAGCGGTCGCGCTCGCCGAGCTGCTGTCCCCCGAGGTCGCCGTGCTCGACGTCCGGATCCCCGGCGGTGGCGGCGCGTGGATGGCGCGGGAGATCCGGCGCCGGGTGCCCCATACGCGGTTGATGGCGTTCTCCGCGCACAGCGACACCCGCTCCATCGCCCAGATGGCGTCCGCGGGCGTCACCGAGTACCTCGTGAAGGGCAGCCCCAACACCGAGATCGTCGCGGCCATCCGCCGCGTCTGCGCGAACAGCGCCAACGGGACCGAGTAG
- a CDS encoding ANTAR domain-containing protein, with product MSETTLSPTPAPGSPDPADDLVAMRNRIRFYRARAEQLQYALDHRLPIEQAKGILAERYQIDIDAAFELLRSFCRNNNMKIHDVARTLIEQPSEGDRRISC from the coding sequence ATGTCCGAGACCACGCTTTCGCCTACCCCGGCGCCCGGCTCTCCCGACCCGGCCGACGACCTCGTGGCGATGCGCAACCGCATCCGCTTCTACCGGGCCCGCGCCGAGCAACTCCAGTACGCGCTGGATCACCGGCTTCCCATCGAGCAGGCGAAAGGGATACTGGCCGAGCGCTACCAGATCGACATCGACGCCGCGTTCGAACTGCTGCGTTCGTTCTGCCGCAACAACAACATGAAGATCCACGACGTCGCCAGGACGCTCATCGAGCAGCCGAGCGAAGGCGACCGCCGGATCTCTTGCTGA
- a CDS encoding response regulator, giving the protein MLRVFLVDDHEVVRRGVADMLEEEAELCVVGQAATFSQALARIPALRPDVAVLDVRLPDGNGVELARELRSKMPELKCLMLTSYTDEQAMLDAIMAGASGYVIKDIRGMDLVAAVKEVGLGRSLLDARAAATLMAKFRDDAAKKGPLAGLSDQERTLLELIGEGLTNRQIAERMFLAEKTVKNYVSRLLTKLGMQRRTQAAVLATELRRQ; this is encoded by the coding sequence ATGCTCCGGGTGTTTCTGGTCGACGACCACGAGGTGGTCCGTCGAGGGGTCGCGGACATGCTCGAAGAGGAGGCCGAACTGTGCGTCGTCGGGCAGGCCGCGACCTTTTCCCAAGCGCTGGCGAGGATCCCGGCGCTGCGGCCGGACGTCGCGGTGCTCGACGTGCGGCTGCCGGACGGCAACGGCGTCGAACTCGCGCGGGAACTGAGATCCAAGATGCCGGAACTCAAATGCCTGATGCTCACGTCTTACACCGACGAGCAGGCGATGCTGGACGCGATCATGGCCGGCGCGAGCGGTTATGTCATCAAGGACATCCGCGGCATGGACCTGGTGGCGGCGGTCAAGGAGGTCGGCCTCGGCCGGTCGCTGCTGGACGCGAGGGCCGCCGCGACGCTGATGGCGAAGTTCCGCGACGACGCCGCCAAGAAGGGCCCGCTGGCCGGCCTTTCCGACCAGGAACGCACGCTGCTGGAACTGATCGGCGAGGGGCTGACCAACCGGCAGATCGCCGAACGGATGTTCCTCGCGGAGAAGACCGTGAAGAACTACGTGTCGCGGTTGCTGACGAAACTCGGGATGCAGCGGCGGACCCAGGCGGCGGTGCTGGCGACGGAACTGCGGCGGCAGTGA
- a CDS encoding Acg family FMN-binding oxidoreductase translates to MTIQVTRVGRLNSEQVNSVLRSAMLAPSTHNTQPWLFRCTGTGIEVHADPRRILPVTDPDGRELVLSCGAALFTLRTAIHALGFHPATTLMPSRADPDLLAVVRPLAERMPDQKVVRLARAIPRRRTNRRPFLSSVVPKPTLAALRHATELEHAWMPNLDAEQCRLLHDLTARARRAQLADPAFLAELGRWTGLGASTRDGVPSYAMDGSPADESWLLDEFGEAAGDPRPAPLVVAIGSLTDDRLDRLQAGQALQRVLLTATASGLDASFISPPIMVREARAELRRILGCGVWPQVLLRVGYGSPLPWTPRRPLDDVLLDTLISA, encoded by the coding sequence ATGACCATACAAGTCACCAGGGTCGGACGTTTGAACTCCGAACAGGTGAATTCCGTGCTCCGGTCGGCCATGCTGGCCCCGTCGACGCACAACACCCAGCCGTGGCTTTTCCGGTGCACCGGCACCGGAATCGAGGTGCACGCCGATCCGCGCCGTATTTTACCCGTCACGGATCCGGACGGACGCGAACTCGTGCTCTCGTGTGGCGCCGCCCTGTTCACCCTCCGGACGGCGATTCACGCACTGGGCTTCCATCCGGCGACGACCCTGATGCCCAGCCGCGCCGATCCCGATCTGCTGGCCGTCGTCCGTCCGCTCGCCGAACGCATGCCCGATCAGAAGGTCGTGCGGCTGGCCCGGGCGATCCCCCGCCGCCGGACCAACCGGCGGCCGTTCCTCTCCAGCGTCGTGCCCAAACCGACGCTCGCCGCGCTCCGCCACGCCACCGAACTCGAACACGCGTGGATGCCGAACCTCGACGCCGAGCAGTGCCGCCTCCTGCACGACCTCACCGCCCGCGCCCGCCGGGCGCAACTCGCCGACCCCGCCTTCCTCGCCGAACTCGGCCGCTGGACCGGACTGGGCGCGAGCACCCGCGACGGTGTGCCGTCCTATGCGATGGACGGCAGCCCCGCCGACGAAAGCTGGCTCCTCGACGAATTCGGCGAAGCGGCCGGTGATCCGCGGCCCGCCCCGCTCGTGGTGGCGATCGGATCGCTGACCGACGACCGGCTCGACCGGCTGCAGGCCGGCCAGGCCCTGCAACGGGTGCTGCTCACCGCGACCGCCTCGGGACTCGACGCGTCGTTCATCTCGCCGCCGATCATGGTCCGCGAGGCCCGTGCCGAACTGCGGCGGATCCTCGGCTGCGGGGTGTGGCCGCAGGTGCTGCTGCGGGTCGGCTACGGCTCGCCGCTGCCGTGGACGCCGCGCCGGCCGCTGGACGACGTGCTGCTCGATACGCTCATTTCCGCTTGA
- a CDS encoding GAF domain-containing sensor histidine kinase, with protein sequence MSAHDRLGGSDDRITGALSQLKVREVLRDLQDRIERLIGTRDKMDGLLEAVLAVASGLELDTTLHRIVQAAIDLGEATYGALGVIADDGSLAEFVYHGIDGETKEQIGHLPKGHGLLGFVIDEAKPVRLADISRHPASVGFPPCHPPMRSFLGVPIRVRDEVFGNLYLTEKRGESFTDDDEVVVQALAAAAGIAIENAHLYEQTRIRQRWQAATSEVTTELLGGTDPVDALNLIAGRALELTGSDLTLLALPGPGRLDVSLDGEDEAGELIIAVCAGARAAELTGVRISVATSLPGAVYRDRTPRSVPELVLGPEGEIGLGPTLVVPLRARERTSGVLMAVRNPGAVPFELAQLPVVASFADQAALALQLAARQRTARELDVLADRDRIARDLHDHVIQRLFAVGLAMQSTHRRADSPELRRRIGESIDQMHEIVHEIRTAIFDLHGGEAGQQGVRLRHRLYDSITELTDDTPLNPTVSLSGPLDSIPLPFAEHAEAVVRETVGNVVRHARASGVSVSVAVKDDVLRIVVTDDGTGIGESGGFGGLRNLRDRAEKAGGTFRAETREGGGTRIDWSAPLR encoded by the coding sequence ATGTCGGCTCATGACCGGCTGGGCGGAAGCGACGACCGGATCACCGGCGCGCTGTCCCAGCTGAAGGTTCGTGAGGTGCTGCGGGATCTCCAGGACCGCATCGAACGGCTCATCGGCACCCGCGACAAGATGGACGGCCTGCTCGAAGCGGTGCTCGCGGTCGCGTCGGGGCTGGAGCTGGACACGACGCTGCACCGGATCGTGCAGGCGGCGATCGATCTCGGCGAGGCCACTTATGGCGCGCTCGGGGTGATCGCGGACGACGGTTCGCTCGCCGAATTCGTCTATCACGGCATCGACGGCGAAACGAAGGAACAGATCGGGCATCTCCCGAAAGGTCACGGCCTGCTGGGTTTCGTCATCGACGAGGCGAAACCGGTGCGCCTGGCCGACATCTCCCGGCATCCCGCGTCGGTCGGGTTCCCGCCGTGCCATCCGCCGATGCGCTCGTTCCTCGGCGTGCCCATCCGGGTCCGCGACGAGGTGTTCGGGAATCTCTACCTGACCGAGAAACGCGGGGAAAGTTTCACCGACGACGACGAGGTGGTCGTCCAGGCGCTCGCCGCCGCGGCCGGGATAGCGATCGAGAACGCCCACCTGTACGAGCAGACGCGGATCCGCCAGCGGTGGCAGGCGGCCACCAGCGAAGTCACCACGGAACTGTTGGGCGGCACCGACCCCGTCGACGCGCTCAACCTGATCGCCGGCCGGGCGCTCGAACTCACCGGCTCCGATCTCACCTTGCTGGCATTGCCCGGTCCCGGCAGGCTCGACGTCAGCCTGGACGGCGAGGACGAGGCCGGCGAGCTCATCATCGCCGTCTGCGCGGGCGCGCGGGCGGCGGAGCTGACCGGGGTGCGGATCAGCGTCGCCACGTCGTTGCCGGGGGCGGTCTACCGCGACCGGACCCCGCGCAGCGTGCCGGAACTGGTACTCGGCCCCGAAGGGGAGATCGGGCTCGGCCCGACGCTCGTCGTGCCGCTCCGCGCGCGGGAACGGACGTCCGGGGTGCTGATGGCGGTGCGGAATCCGGGCGCGGTCCCGTTCGAGCTCGCCCAGCTGCCGGTGGTGGCCTCGTTCGCCGACCAGGCCGCGCTCGCGCTCCAGCTGGCCGCGCGACAGCGCACCGCCAGGGAACTCGACGTGCTCGCCGATCGGGACCGGATCGCCAGGGATCTGCACGACCACGTCATCCAGCGGCTGTTCGCGGTCGGTCTCGCCATGCAGAGCACCCACCGCCGCGCGGATTCGCCGGAACTGCGGCGGCGGATCGGCGAGAGCATCGACCAGATGCACGAGATCGTGCACGAGATCCGCACGGCGATCTTCGACCTCCACGGCGGCGAGGCGGGCCAGCAGGGGGTGCGGCTGCGGCATCGCCTCTACGACTCGATCACCGAACTGACCGACGACACGCCACTGAATCCGACGGTCAGCCTGTCCGGGCCACTCGACTCGATCCCGCTCCCGTTCGCCGAACACGCCGAAGCCGTGGTGCGGGAGACGGTCGGCAACGTGGTCCGGCACGCGCGGGCGAGCGGCGTTTCGGTGAGCGTCGCGGTGAAGGACGACGTCCTGCGGATCGTGGTCACCGACGACGGCACCGGGATCGGCGAATCCGGTGGTTTCGGCGGGCTGCGGAATCTGCGTGATCGCGCGGAGAAGGCGGGCGGGACGTTCCGGGCGGAGACGCGCGAAGGGGGCGGAACCAGGATCGACTGGTCCGCCCCCTTGCGCTGA
- a CDS encoding dsRBD fold-containing protein, whose translation MTDKWTIDVSLQHEPYRVRAEALLRLEDGGEFVGVGIAEAGLRNGPTSQIGSYLAVTRALSDLTAELLETVASDVARSIEVDGLLATQSTN comes from the coding sequence ATGACGGACAAATGGACGATCGACGTGTCCCTGCAGCACGAGCCGTACCGGGTACGCGCGGAAGCATTGCTCCGTCTCGAGGACGGCGGCGAGTTCGTCGGCGTCGGAATCGCGGAGGCCGGGCTGAGAAACGGTCCGACGTCCCAGATCGGTTCCTATCTCGCCGTGACGCGGGCGCTTTCGGACCTCACCGCGGAACTGCTGGAGACCGTCGCCTCCGACGTCGCCCGCTCGATCGAAGTCGACGGGCTCCTCGCCACGCAGTCGACGAACTGA
- a CDS encoding Acg family FMN-binding oxidoreductase produces the protein MIPLPTHVDQAVAAAVRAPSPLNTQPWRFVVDQGRIEVWLDRARVLRIADPDAREARLSCGAALFNLIVSLRSNGKTVSLRLVPKPEGPDLLAELVIGGDRFSSPEERKLAEVVFRRHTNRRPFADWPVPVWARTTLRAAALVEGGLLELFGRGDRANAVARVLHRAEAAQARNGAFQAEVALWTRRTAHAPDGVQAPTRPPSPHGIPAQESFIAAEPEGGEPVLGAVLTAAGGPAADLRAGMVLQRVLLTATAAGLATSFVGRPFETPETRAAMDRVFADLGRPHAVLRFGYGRPAPMTARRPLGEVLFRQSEASL, from the coding sequence ATGATCCCGTTACCGACCCATGTCGACCAGGCGGTGGCGGCCGCCGTCCGTGCGCCGTCCCCGCTCAACACCCAGCCGTGGCGGTTCGTCGTCGACCAGGGGCGGATCGAGGTGTGGCTCGATCGAGCCAGGGTGCTGCGGATCGCCGACCCGGACGCGCGCGAGGCGCGGCTTTCGTGCGGCGCGGCGTTGTTCAACCTGATCGTTTCGTTGCGGTCCAACGGCAAGACCGTCTCGCTGCGGCTGGTCCCGAAGCCGGAGGGGCCGGACCTGCTCGCCGAACTCGTGATCGGCGGCGACCGGTTCTCGTCGCCGGAGGAACGGAAGCTGGCCGAAGTCGTCTTCCGCCGTCACACGAACCGCCGTCCGTTCGCGGACTGGCCGGTGCCGGTCTGGGCGCGGACGACGTTGCGCGCGGCCGCGCTGGTGGAAGGCGGGCTGCTGGAACTGTTCGGCCGCGGCGACCGGGCGAACGCGGTCGCGCGCGTACTGCACCGGGCCGAGGCCGCGCAGGCGCGCAACGGCGCGTTCCAGGCCGAGGTCGCGCTGTGGACGCGGCGGACGGCCCACGCGCCGGACGGTGTCCAGGCGCCGACCAGACCGCCGTCGCCGCACGGCATTCCCGCGCAGGAGTCCTTCATCGCCGCCGAACCCGAAGGCGGTGAGCCGGTGCTCGGCGCGGTCCTCACCGCAGCCGGCGGGCCCGCCGCGGATCTGCGGGCGGGAATGGTGCTGCAGCGGGTACTGCTGACCGCGACGGCCGCCGGTCTCGCGACCTCGTTCGTCGGCAGGCCGTTCGAAACCCCGGAGACCCGGGCGGCGATGGACCGGGTCTTCGCCGACCTCGGCCGCCCGCACGCCGTGCTGCGCTTCGGGTACGGCCGCCCAGCTCCGATGACGGCACGCCGTCCGCTCGGCGAAGTGCTGTTCCGGCAGTCCGAAGCCAGCCTCTGA
- a CDS encoding DUF6528 family protein, whose product MKIMRKSLVALAIAGLSVAASAPAVADADATGRDRGSIVITEQASKRILVLPADRASWRERKVSWAWAPNAANGLADLAGSWSNPSDAKLAERGGEKYLLTSASGGFAAVVPYPAGDRAYWAANVGGPANPHSIELLPDGNVAVAASTGGWVRVYTASQGQRSTTYAEYRLVGAHGVVWDAGRNVLWALGTDALVALSVGGTPAAPVLTEQRSVPVPTKGGHDLQPVPNRPDLLWVTTEAGVYRFSKTSGGFTQRYAGAREIDRPHVKSVSTNPRTGQILTASVQEGHLCTWCTDTVRLAFPRAELALHGAWIYKARWWIG is encoded by the coding sequence ATGAAGATCATGCGGAAATCCTTGGTGGCGCTGGCCATCGCCGGCCTTTCGGTCGCGGCGTCCGCGCCGGCGGTGGCGGACGCGGACGCCACCGGGCGCGATCGCGGCTCGATCGTCATCACCGAACAGGCGTCCAAGCGCATCCTGGTCCTGCCCGCCGACCGGGCCTCCTGGCGAGAGCGGAAGGTGAGCTGGGCGTGGGCGCCGAACGCCGCCAACGGGCTGGCGGATCTGGCCGGCTCTTGGAGCAATCCGAGCGACGCGAAGCTCGCCGAACGAGGCGGCGAGAAGTACCTCCTGACGTCGGCGTCGGGTGGTTTCGCGGCCGTTGTGCCGTATCCGGCGGGCGATCGGGCGTACTGGGCCGCGAACGTGGGCGGCCCTGCCAATCCGCACAGCATCGAACTGCTGCCGGACGGGAACGTCGCGGTGGCGGCCAGCACCGGCGGCTGGGTGCGGGTCTACACCGCCTCGCAGGGGCAGCGCTCGACGACCTACGCCGAATACCGGCTGGTGGGGGCGCACGGCGTGGTGTGGGACGCCGGACGGAACGTGTTGTGGGCCCTGGGCACCGACGCGCTCGTCGCGTTGAGCGTCGGCGGGACGCCCGCCGCTCCGGTGCTCACCGAGCAGCGGTCCGTCCCGGTGCCGACCAAGGGCGGGCACGACCTCCAGCCGGTCCCGAACCGGCCGGACCTGCTGTGGGTGACGACGGAGGCGGGGGTGTACCGGTTCTCGAAGACGAGTGGCGGGTTCACCCAGCGCTACGCGGGTGCGCGGGAGATCGACCGGCCGCATGTGAAGAGCGTGTCGACGAATCCGCGGACCGGCCAGATCCTGACGGCCTCCGTGCAGGAGGGCCACTTGTGCACTTGGTGCACGGACACCGTCCGGCTGGCCTTTCCACGCGCCGAGCTGGCGCTGCACGGCGCGTGGATCTACAAGGCCCGCTGGTGGATCGGTTGA